Proteins encoded by one window of Prosthecobacter debontii:
- the purD gene encoding phosphoribosylamine--glycine ligase, translating into MKILVTGKGGREHALITALSESPQKHELYAYPGSDAIASLATCVSAAGLPELIQWMKDNAVDLCVAGEEAWLVKDRGLANLCAEAGLPCWGPYKEAAQLEASKVFAKLFLQRHGIPTADFTVAKTAEEAKAALTEFPIVLKFDGLAAGKGVAVCPNREEAEAFIEDVLSKRVFGAGDLLIEKCLTGPEISIFVSVCDDQYQILMPARDYKRIRDNDEGPNTGGMGAVASRQLAPAELLARIEEEMVKPTVAGLQKDGLKYRGFLYFGIMLTPTGPQMLEYNCRFGDPEAEAVMPMVRGDFANYVFEAAKGSLKPELIEFAEGWSICLISASAGYPASSRSGDVISGLENVIDARVYHCGTRKNAEGQFETNGGRVLAVVAQGTTRQEARDKAYAESKKVTFDGLQRRSDIATLHFD; encoded by the coding sequence ATGAAGATCCTGGTTACTGGCAAAGGCGGCCGTGAACACGCCCTCATCACCGCATTGAGCGAATCTCCGCAGAAGCATGAACTGTATGCCTATCCGGGCAGCGATGCCATTGCCAGCCTCGCCACCTGCGTCAGCGCAGCCGGTCTGCCAGAGTTGATCCAGTGGATGAAGGACAACGCGGTGGATCTCTGCGTGGCGGGTGAAGAAGCCTGGCTCGTTAAAGATCGTGGCCTAGCCAATCTGTGTGCTGAAGCCGGTCTGCCCTGCTGGGGCCCCTATAAAGAAGCAGCCCAGCTCGAAGCCTCCAAAGTTTTCGCCAAGCTCTTTCTCCAGCGTCATGGCATCCCGACCGCAGATTTCACCGTGGCAAAAACAGCCGAAGAAGCCAAGGCTGCGCTGACCGAGTTCCCCATCGTGCTGAAGTTCGATGGCCTCGCCGCAGGCAAAGGCGTGGCGGTTTGCCCGAATCGTGAAGAGGCCGAGGCCTTCATTGAAGATGTGCTGAGCAAGCGCGTCTTCGGTGCGGGAGATCTGCTCATCGAGAAATGCCTCACCGGCCCTGAGATCAGCATCTTTGTCTCCGTGTGTGATGATCAGTATCAGATCCTCATGCCCGCCCGTGACTACAAGCGCATCCGCGACAACGACGAAGGCCCGAACACCGGTGGCATGGGTGCGGTCGCCAGCCGTCAGCTTGCCCCAGCCGAGCTTCTGGCCCGGATCGAGGAAGAGATGGTGAAACCCACCGTGGCAGGTCTGCAAAAAGATGGTCTGAAATACCGTGGCTTCCTTTACTTCGGCATCATGCTCACGCCAACGGGCCCACAGATGCTGGAATACAATTGCCGCTTTGGTGATCCTGAGGCCGAAGCTGTCATGCCCATGGTGCGGGGCGACTTTGCCAACTACGTCTTTGAAGCGGCTAAGGGCAGCCTAAAGCCCGAGCTCATCGAGTTTGCGGAAGGCTGGAGCATCTGTCTCATCTCCGCCTCTGCCGGTTATCCCGCCTCCTCTCGCAGCGGTGATGTGATCTCAGGCCTAGAGAATGTGATCGATGCCCGGGTCTATCACTGCGGCACGCGCAAAAATGCGGAGGGTCAATTTGAGACGAATGGTGGCCGTGTGCTCGCTGTCGTGGCTCAAGGCACGACCCGTCAAGAAGCCCGCGATAAAGCCTATGCCGAGTCCAAGAAGGTCACCTTCGACGGCTTGCAGCGCCGCAGCGACATCGCGACCCTGCATTTTGATTGA
- a CDS encoding MBOAT family O-acyltransferase: MWFNSFGFWLFFGLVVLIYSRLRLAGQNRWLLAASYFFYGCFDWRFLSLILFCTVLNYHAGIKIAASEDERHRKFWIGWSIVISLIVLGIFKYLGFFTHELSALLQSFGVIDTPWVLHLMLPAGISFFTFHALSYTIDVYRRDTPVCRSFVEFALFISFFPQLVAGPINRSTLLLPQMGKPRPPCDAARFKEGLYLVMSGLFLKVVVADNMAWLAGHVFSSSPESLGGLEVLLGVYAFAFQIYGDFAGYSSIACGTACWLGFDLAVNFRRPYFAISPQDFWQRWHISLSTWLRDYLYIPLGGNRQGSLMTYRNLMLTMLLGGLWHGAAWTFVVWGGIHGLWLAVHRALGGGRRKDAPDSVGLVLVKWLVTFHLVCLTWLVFRAETFAQAWGLMLRLGSDWSWTAYAQTSLSLIGFFLLPWLVYEAWVERRKDDYALLKTPWVWRAALYVYLTLMMLFFPPPVPAEFIYFRF, translated from the coding sequence ATGTGGTTCAATAGCTTCGGATTCTGGCTTTTCTTTGGTCTGGTGGTGCTGATTTACAGCCGCCTGCGTCTGGCTGGGCAAAACCGCTGGTTGCTGGCAGCCAGCTACTTCTTCTACGGCTGTTTCGATTGGCGGTTCCTTTCACTCATCCTCTTCTGCACGGTGCTGAATTACCATGCGGGTATCAAGATCGCGGCCTCTGAGGATGAACGGCATCGGAAGTTTTGGATCGGTTGGAGCATCGTCATCAGTCTCATCGTACTGGGGATCTTTAAGTATCTCGGTTTCTTCACCCATGAGCTCTCGGCCTTGTTGCAGAGCTTTGGCGTGATCGACACGCCATGGGTGCTGCACCTGATGCTGCCGGCGGGGATCTCCTTTTTCACCTTCCACGCGCTGAGTTACACGATCGATGTGTATCGGCGGGATACCCCGGTGTGCCGGAGTTTCGTGGAGTTTGCGCTGTTCATCTCCTTCTTCCCACAGCTCGTGGCCGGGCCGATCAACCGCTCCACGCTGCTGTTGCCACAGATGGGAAAACCGCGCCCGCCTTGTGATGCCGCCCGTTTTAAAGAAGGGCTGTATCTGGTGATGAGCGGTCTGTTTCTAAAAGTGGTGGTGGCGGATAACATGGCGTGGCTGGCGGGGCATGTGTTTTCCTCATCACCCGAGTCGCTCGGTGGGTTGGAGGTGCTGCTGGGGGTGTATGCCTTTGCCTTTCAGATTTACGGGGACTTCGCTGGTTACAGCTCCATCGCCTGTGGCACGGCCTGCTGGCTGGGTTTTGACCTCGCGGTGAATTTCCGCCGCCCCTACTTCGCCATCAGCCCGCAGGATTTCTGGCAGCGCTGGCACATCAGTCTGTCCACGTGGTTGCGCGATTACCTCTACATCCCCCTCGGCGGAAATCGTCAGGGTTCGCTGATGACATATCGGAATCTCATGCTGACCATGTTGTTAGGTGGTCTGTGGCATGGGGCGGCGTGGACGTTCGTGGTGTGGGGCGGCATTCATGGTCTGTGGCTGGCGGTGCATCGTGCGCTGGGCGGGGGCCGCAGGAAAGATGCGCCTGATTCGGTGGGCCTCGTGCTGGTGAAGTGGCTGGTGACCTTCCACCTCGTCTGTCTGACGTGGTTGGTGTTCCGGGCCGAGACCTTCGCGCAGGCTTGGGGCCTGATGCTCCGCCTCGGCTCCGACTGGAGCTGGACGGCCTATGCGCAGACCAGCCTTTCTCTCATCGGTTTCTTCCTGCTGCCCTGGCTGGTGTATGAGGCCTGGGTGGAGCGGCGGAAGGATGATTATGCCCTGTTGAAGACCCCCTGGGTTTGGCGGGCGGCTCTCTATGTTTATCTCACGCTGATGATGCTCTTCTTCCCTCCGCCGGTGCCGGCGGAGTTCATCTACTTCCGCTTCTAA
- a CDS encoding glutaredoxin family protein has translation MTPILYVKTGCPWCDDVIDYLNEHGITFKKVVVSGNPSAMKDMVELSGQSKAPTMDWDGDVLADFGVEELIPFLKARQAI, from the coding sequence ATGACTCCTATCCTTTATGTGAAAACCGGCTGCCCGTGGTGCGACGATGTGATCGACTACCTCAATGAGCACGGCATCACCTTTAAAAAAGTTGTCGTTAGCGGTAACCCCTCCGCGATGAAAGACATGGTCGAACTGTCCGGCCAATCCAAAGCCCCGACCATGGATTGGGATGGTGACGTTCTGGCCGACTTCGGAGTGGAGGAGTTGATTCCCTTCCTCAAAGCCCGGCAAGCGATCTAG
- a CDS encoding methyltransferase, translating into MTDLTAFPATDPLGIYRYRDGLYAVDLVTAALELDFFSWLAAHPSTLDQICAQYGFHSRPADVMMTLFAANGWVRSVDGVFHLTEVALEYLVASSEWFLGPYYASLHERPIARDFLQVLRTDKPAGWSGDKASFDWHKAMEQEDFARKFTAAMDCRGRYLAQALAKKLDLTGRSKLLDIGAGSGIYACSIAAEHTHLRAVVFDQAPVDRIAGKLIAERGCAERVSVTTGNMFDGLPTDCDVHLYSNVLHDWGTAEVKKLLEVSYAALPAGGLLIIHDAFINAEKTGPLHVAEYSCLLMHSTQGKCYSVGEYAELLSEVGFVPGAYQDTAVGRGFMVAGK; encoded by the coding sequence ATGACCGACCTGACCGCTTTTCCTGCCACCGACCCGCTGGGCATTTATCGTTACCGTGATGGCCTCTATGCCGTGGATTTGGTGACGGCAGCCCTGGAGTTGGATTTCTTTTCGTGGCTGGCGGCTCATCCCTCGACCTTGGATCAGATTTGCGCCCAATATGGCTTTCACTCGCGGCCAGCGGATGTGATGATGACGCTGTTTGCCGCCAATGGCTGGGTGCGTAGTGTGGACGGTGTGTTTCATCTGACCGAAGTGGCACTGGAGTATCTGGTGGCGTCGTCGGAGTGGTTCCTCGGTCCTTATTACGCCTCGCTGCACGAGCGCCCGATTGCGCGGGATTTCCTTCAGGTGCTGCGCACGGATAAACCCGCAGGCTGGTCGGGTGATAAGGCATCGTTCGACTGGCACAAGGCCATGGAGCAGGAAGACTTTGCCCGCAAATTCACGGCGGCCATGGATTGTCGAGGGCGTTACCTCGCGCAGGCTCTGGCTAAAAAACTGGACCTGACGGGCCGATCCAAACTGCTGGACATCGGCGCAGGGTCCGGCATCTACGCCTGCTCCATCGCCGCCGAGCACACGCATCTCCGCGCCGTGGTCTTCGATCAAGCTCCGGTGGATCGCATCGCAGGTAAGCTCATTGCCGAGCGCGGTTGTGCGGAGCGTGTCAGCGTGACGACGGGCAACATGTTCGATGGTTTGCCGACGGATTGCGATGTCCACCTCTACTCCAACGTGCTGCATGACTGGGGCACGGCGGAGGTGAAAAAGCTGCTGGAGGTCTCCTATGCCGCACTTCCAGCAGGTGGGCTGCTGATCATCCACGATGCCTTCATCAATGCTGAAAAAACCGGCCCTCTGCATGTGGCGGAGTATTCCTGCCTGCTCATGCATTCCACGCAGGGGAAATGCTACAGCGTGGGTGAGTATGCGGAGCTTCTCAGTGAGGTGGGCTTTGTGCCTGGAGCCTATCAAGACACGGCCGTGGGACGTGGCTTCATGGTGGCAGGGAAGTAG
- a CDS encoding cation transporter produces MKPTALLASLVLFTAGFIHAETTVTLEGVHNCCKSCTNGIVKAGTSVKDVTVTAEGKTVTVVAKTKMGAKKAVEAIMEAGYYGTPSETAETASAPKTEKKLTDVTVTGAHLCCQKCVNAMTDAVKAVPGVKEYDIQNKAKSFTVKGEFTEADLIASMNKAGFHGTVK; encoded by the coding sequence ATGAAACCCACAGCCCTCCTTGCCTCACTTGTCCTTTTCACCGCCGGATTCATCCATGCGGAAACCACCGTTACGCTGGAAGGCGTGCATAACTGCTGCAAAAGCTGCACCAACGGCATCGTCAAAGCTGGCACCAGCGTCAAGGACGTGACCGTGACGGCTGAGGGCAAAACCGTCACCGTGGTGGCGAAGACCAAGATGGGGGCTAAAAAGGCGGTCGAAGCCATCATGGAGGCCGGTTACTACGGCACGCCTTCAGAGACCGCTGAAACAGCTAGCGCCCCTAAAACGGAAAAGAAACTGACGGATGTCACCGTCACGGGTGCTCATCTCTGCTGCCAGAAGTGTGTGAACGCGATGACGGATGCTGTTAAGGCGGTGCCTGGCGTCAAAGAATACGACATTCAGAACAAGGCCAAGTCTTTCACTGTGAAAGGTGAGTTCACCGAGGCCGACCTGATTGCTTCCATGAACAAAGCCGGTTTCCACGGCACCGTGAAGTAA
- a CDS encoding glutamine synthetase beta-grasp domain-containing protein — protein MAKYKLEYIWLDGYTPVPNLRSKTQIKEYESFPTLEQLPNWGFDGSSTQQAEGRSSDCVLKPVAVFPDTTRKNGVLVMCEVMMPDGVTPHPSNSRATILDDPGAWFGFEQEYFLYQDGRPLGFPEGGYPAPQGPYYTGVGYKNVGDIARQIVEEHLDLCLDAGINHEGINAEVAKGQWEFQIFGKGSKKCADQMWVARYLLIRLCEKYCVDVEFHCKPLGKDLDWNGSGMHANFSTDYLRETGGKEYFEALMAAFAKNLNEHIAVYGPDNHMRLTGLHETQSIDKFTYGIADRGSSVRVPHSFINNGYKGYLEDRRPNSQGDPYAIASRILATIAEVPKP, from the coding sequence ATGGCCAAATACAAACTCGAATACATCTGGCTCGACGGATACACCCCCGTCCCGAACCTCCGCAGTAAGACGCAGATCAAGGAATACGAAAGCTTTCCGACCCTGGAGCAGCTTCCTAACTGGGGCTTCGACGGCAGCTCCACCCAGCAGGCCGAAGGCCGCAGCTCTGACTGCGTGCTGAAACCTGTGGCCGTGTTTCCAGACACCACCCGCAAGAATGGTGTGCTGGTCATGTGCGAAGTCATGATGCCCGATGGTGTGACTCCACACCCATCCAACTCCCGCGCCACCATCCTCGACGATCCAGGCGCTTGGTTCGGCTTTGAACAAGAATATTTCCTCTATCAGGACGGCCGTCCTCTGGGCTTCCCAGAAGGTGGCTACCCAGCTCCCCAGGGCCCTTACTACACGGGCGTGGGCTACAAAAACGTCGGTGACATCGCTCGCCAGATCGTTGAAGAGCACCTTGACCTCTGCCTCGACGCAGGCATCAACCACGAAGGCATCAACGCCGAAGTGGCCAAAGGTCAGTGGGAATTCCAGATCTTCGGTAAAGGCTCCAAGAAGTGCGCCGACCAGATGTGGGTGGCTCGCTACCTGTTGATCCGTCTTTGCGAGAAGTATTGCGTGGACGTTGAGTTCCATTGCAAACCTCTGGGCAAAGACCTCGACTGGAACGGTTCCGGCATGCACGCCAACTTCTCCACCGACTATCTGCGTGAGACCGGCGGTAAAGAATACTTCGAAGCTCTCATGGCTGCTTTCGCCAAGAACCTGAACGAGCACATCGCCGTTTACGGTCCAGACAACCACATGCGTCTGACTGGTCTGCACGAAACTCAGTCCATCGACAAGTTCACCTACGGTATCGCCGACCGCGGTTCCTCCGTGCGTGTTCCTCACAGCTTTATCAACAACGGCTACAAGGGCTACCTCGAAGACCGCCGTCCGAACTCCCAAGGCGATCCCTACGCCATCGCTTCCCGCATCTTGGCGACTATCGCCGAAGTGCCGAAGCCTTAA
- a CDS encoding serine/threonine protein phosphatase: MEAKNTARAHVRLGYDGRVHKTFKGHMAKERFEHEVRVLRYLEKQGCPFVPRVIEADPDKLYMVTTNCGNRVDSLTEDRLRQLFAELEQYGVRHEDPYMRNVTYSPQKGRFCLIDFEFATILDDPDLGPPPPEPDPMEQGPRGW, from the coding sequence ATGGAAGCCAAAAATACCGCCCGCGCTCATGTTCGTCTCGGTTACGATGGCCGTGTCCACAAGACTTTTAAGGGCCACATGGCTAAAGAACGGTTTGAACACGAGGTGAGAGTGCTGCGTTACCTAGAAAAACAGGGCTGCCCCTTCGTGCCTCGGGTGATCGAGGCTGATCCAGACAAACTCTACATGGTGACGACCAACTGTGGGAATCGTGTGGACTCCCTGACGGAGGACCGGCTCCGGCAGCTCTTTGCCGAGCTGGAGCAGTATGGCGTGCGGCATGAAGACCCCTACATGCGCAATGTGACCTACAGCCCTCAAAAGGGCAGGTTCTGCCTGATTGATTTCGAGTTTGCCACCATCCTGGATGATCCTGACCTGGGGCCCCCGCCGCCAGAGCCTGATCCCATGGAGCAGGGGCCTCGCGGCTGGTAG
- a CDS encoding PP2C family protein-serine/threonine phosphatase, with protein MTPPSAPTALSWSGMTHVGRVRKNNEDAFLALAYDANEIRYLGKVGDSSLEHHDFVFAVSDGMGGANAGEFASKIAVERITRLMPKVYRLAAQKLATGVNDALEEIFSHVHAEMTRMGRFYAECAGMGATLSLACFSPGWMHFAHVGDSRIYYLPAGGGMMQVTHDHSFVGWLRRQGKLNEREARMHPSRNVLNQALGGGHQILHPHFGAVSCHPGDKFLLCSDGITDGLWDNRLEEYLKTPQDQPKAFKIVERAVAESGKDNCTAVVVEFAA; from the coding sequence GTGACTCCTCCCTCCGCCCCAACCGCTCTTTCTTGGTCCGGCATGACGCATGTCGGCCGCGTCCGCAAAAACAATGAAGATGCATTTTTGGCACTCGCCTACGATGCCAATGAGATTCGTTATCTGGGAAAGGTGGGAGACTCCAGCCTGGAGCATCATGACTTCGTCTTTGCAGTCAGCGATGGCATGGGCGGGGCCAATGCAGGAGAGTTTGCCAGCAAGATCGCCGTGGAGCGCATCACACGTCTGATGCCAAAGGTCTATCGCCTTGCCGCCCAGAAGTTGGCCACCGGGGTGAATGACGCCCTTGAGGAAATCTTCAGCCATGTGCATGCGGAGATGACGCGCATGGGCCGGTTTTACGCCGAGTGTGCGGGTATGGGGGCCACGCTCAGCTTGGCCTGCTTCTCTCCGGGGTGGATGCACTTTGCGCATGTGGGAGATAGCCGCATCTACTACCTGCCCGCTGGCGGAGGCATGATGCAGGTCACGCATGATCACAGTTTCGTCGGTTGGCTGCGCCGACAAGGGAAGCTGAATGAACGGGAGGCCCGCATGCACCCCAGCCGAAATGTGCTGAACCAAGCGCTCGGCGGCGGACACCAGATTTTGCACCCGCACTTCGGTGCGGTGAGCTGTCATCCAGGGGATAAATTTCTGCTGTGCAGCGATGGCATCACGGATGGCCTCTGGGACAATCGGCTGGAGGAGTATCTGAAGACCCCTCAGGACCAACCGAAAGCCTTCAAAATCGTCGAGCGCGCTGTGGCGGAGTCGGGTAAGGACAACTGCACGGCGGTGGTGGTGGAGTTTGCGGCCTAA